In a genomic window of Scyliorhinus torazame isolate Kashiwa2021f chromosome 5, sScyTor2.1, whole genome shotgun sequence:
- the LOC140419416 gene encoding uncharacterized protein: MMKVVLCMSWLMIQMPSLGLLVKVPGEVRTGRGPRSPPGTWKLFPSRTSLTRNKGKWDAEDIRVQNQEGGVLRQARRKRSVSTDNMWEKAQKNIWWKWAEYTGKKNSDGKDCVICAAERPRTQVADIPWGSGDCWTMLLKWKMENCRTYNTYTQTYTHKNQTYTYETINCSGSTCDNLCKGKMPRCQFLCILRAGAKKRTYHVAQDCPIWPKTAMDAAPEEWRVEPNLQIQDCYWREGSTGSSLGNYTGQCERIWDISDIRSLLNPAVPARTGGMPPAPYLLENQVNQLADLWWLCGPEKGLLARLPLDWKGLCARVMLAQSTVILPVENGIKSQRIKRAYTLDPNIQMDAIGQPRGIPNEFKARSEIAAGFESILFWITPNKNTEWINYIYYNQQRFINYSNAALAALGEQLDATSKMAWQNRQALDWLLAEKGGVCVMFGDQCCTFIPNNTSPEGSFTQAMNKLKNLAKEMKENAGFGQGVWSWLDRMFGRWGAWFAKAGAVAITSLIILGLIFCCFLPVLRSFLTRVAARQMVTRVIRNSRSKGKTEEWGNFEPPPLSEFTMTLVEVETRHSVN, encoded by the coding sequence ATGATGAAAGTAGTTCTGTGCATGAGCTGGCTGATGATACAAATGCCCAGCCTGGGCCTGTTAGTCAAGGTGCCGGGGGAGGTGAGAACAGGGAGGGGGCCTCGTTCCCCACCTGGGACTTGGAAACTATTTCCTTCGAGGACTTCCTTGACCCGTAACAAAGGAAAGTGGGATGCAGAGGACATAAGGGTGCAGAATCAGGAAGGTGGAGTATTAAGACAAGCAAGACGTAAACGGTCAGTGAGCACAGATAATATGTGGGAGAAAGCACAGAAAAACATCTGGTGGAAATGGGCTGAGTATACTGGTAAGAAAAACAGTGATGGGAAAGACTGTGTGATATGTGCGGCGGAAAGACCACGCACCCAAGTAGCTGATATACCGTGGGGATCAGGAGACTGTTGGACCATGCTGCTAAAATGGAAAATGGAAAATTGCCGTAcatataacacatacacacagacatatacgCATAAGAATCAGACTTACACGTATGAGACGATAAACTGTTCAGGATCCACATGTGATAACCTTTGTAAGGGGAAAATGCCGAGGTGTCAATTCCTATGTATCCTGCGTGCTGGGGCAAAAAAGCGCACCTACCATGTGGCCCAAGATTGTCCAATATGGCCAAAGACGGCAATGGACGCGGCCCCAGAGGAATGGAGGGTGGAGCCCAACTTACAAATCCAAGATTGCTATTGGAGGGAAGGCAGCACGGGAAGTAGTTTGGGAAACTACACAGGACAGTGTGAAAGGATTTGGGATATATCCGACATCCGTAGTCTGCTCAACCCTGCTGTTCCCGCCCGGACAGGGGGAATGCCACCCGCTCCTTATCTATTAGAAAATCAAGTAAATCAACTGGCCGATCTCTGGTGGCTTTGTGGCCCGGAAAAAGGGCTGCTGGCTCGATTACCACTGGATTGGAAGGGACTATGTGCCCGAGTTATGCTGGCCCAGAGCACTGTGATACTGCCGGTGGAAAACGGCATTAAATCACAAAGAATTAAGAGGGCATATACCCTTGACCCTAACATACAAATGGACGCAATTGGACAGCCCCGAGGCATCCCGAATGAGTTCAAAGCTAGGAGTGAAATAGCCGCGGGGTTTGAATCCATCCTTTTTTGGATCACACCCAACAAGAATACTGAGTGGATCAATTACATCTATTATAATCAGCAGAGGTTTATTAATTATTCAAATGCTGCCCTGGCGGCCTTGGGAGAGCAGTTGGATGCGACCAGCAAAATGGCGTGGCAAAATCGACAGGCATTAGATTGGCTCCTGGCAGAAAAaggaggtgtgtgtgttatgtttgggGATCAGTGTTGCACATTTATCCCTAATAACACTAGTCCAGAGGGGTCATTTACACAAGCCATGAATAAGTTAAAGAATCTTGCGAAAGAAATGAAAGAAAATGCTGGGTTTGGACAGGGGGTATGGAGTTGGCTGGATAGAATGTTCGGAAGATGGGGGGCATGGTTTGCCAAGGCTGGAGCTGTAGCAATCACATCACTAATCATTCTGGGATTAATATTTTGTTGCTTTCTACCCGTCCTGAGATCCTTCCTTACCAGGGTGGCAGCACGGCAGATGGTGACTCGGGTGATACGCAATTCTCGCTCAAAAGGAAAAACAGAGGAATGGGGAAACTTTGAGCCGCCCCCGCTGAGTGAATTTACCATGACCTTGGTCGAAGTTGAAACTCGTCACTCTGTAAACTAA